One Vibrio tapetis subsp. tapetis DNA segment encodes these proteins:
- a CDS encoding hydrogenase maturation nickel metallochaperone HypA: MHELGVVIEVAKTVTNFARNNGVTKVDTIVLQIGELSSMIPRFIEECYPAAVDGTALEKTKLKIEILPANAMCKQCHHVFNVIKHRSHCPECNSAEWGLLGGKEFTIKEIIAC; the protein is encoded by the coding sequence ATGCACGAACTCGGAGTAGTGATCGAAGTGGCAAAAACGGTGACCAATTTTGCCCGTAATAATGGCGTAACCAAGGTCGACACCATTGTTCTGCAAATTGGTGAACTTTCATCAATGATCCCTCGGTTTATTGAAGAGTGCTACCCTGCCGCGGTCGATGGAACAGCACTTGAAAAAACCAAATTGAAGATCGAAATTCTGCCTGCGAATGCCATGTGCAAGCAATGCCACCATGTGTTTAATGTGATTAAACATCGGTCTCATTGCCCTGAATGCAACAGTGCAGAATGGGGTTTGTTAGGAGGAAAAGAATTTACGATTAAAGAAATCATCGCGTGTTAA
- a CDS encoding DMT family transporter: MNILLAMIPAFFWGTTYSVTQYTLHDWPPLLLGALRALPAGLILLAIKPSLPNRQYLPTLAKLGFVNIAIFFSLIFVMALTLPSAISGVGMISVPVFAMLYLWIVKKTKPNAIQAVCGFGIVSLAWKLFDPSSISLDPIGLIAMLLAIMCIVVGSSITKSLGTKIHWWTVLTWQLILGGTFLSIAALIHSLIAPESYRDALSSFDSRNFIGLLWVIGLNTALGYGMYVWLLQRMSVVDFTFGGIANPIAGILGGMLLMGNTFSLVQYALMLGMILLSLTPQSIIIMRKRWVPSSHSHSNTPSNT, from the coding sequence ATGAATATACTGCTTGCGATGATCCCGGCCTTTTTTTGGGGCACGACTTATTCAGTCACACAATACACGTTACATGATTGGCCCCCCTTGCTTCTTGGGGCACTGCGTGCTCTGCCTGCTGGTCTTATATTGTTAGCCATAAAACCATCACTGCCAAATAGACAATACTTACCTACTCTTGCAAAACTTGGGTTCGTCAACATAGCCATATTTTTTAGCCTCATTTTTGTCATGGCACTGACGTTACCATCGGCTATTTCTGGTGTTGGTATGATTTCAGTGCCAGTCTTTGCCATGTTGTATCTATGGATAGTCAAAAAAACAAAGCCCAACGCAATTCAAGCCGTATGTGGCTTTGGCATCGTCAGCCTTGCATGGAAGCTATTCGATCCTAGCTCTATTTCACTAGATCCCATTGGCCTTATTGCCATGCTGTTAGCCATAATGTGCATTGTAGTAGGCAGCAGCATCACTAAGTCACTCGGCACCAAAATCCATTGGTGGACGGTACTAACATGGCAACTCATTTTAGGGGGGACTTTCTTAAGCATCGCAGCCCTAATTCATAGCCTGATCGCGCCAGAATCCTATCGCGACGCCCTCAGCTCATTTGATAGTCGAAACTTCATCGGATTACTCTGGGTTATTGGACTCAACACGGCCCTTGGCTATGGCATGTACGTATGGCTGCTACAACGCATGTCCGTTGTGGATTTTACATTTGGCGGCATCGCCAACCCGATCGCCGGGATTCTTGGTGGCATGTTACTGATGGGTAATACATTTTCATTGGTGCAATACGCATTGATGCTGGGAATGATTTTGTTATCGCTGACCCCACAAAGCATTATTATTATGCGAAAACGTTGGGTACCTTCTTCGCATAGCCACTCAAACACACCAAGTAACACGTAA
- a CDS encoding MarR family winged helix-turn-helix transcriptional regulator — protein MDAVDKIIGQWAIEKPELETKPMALIGRLLRLSKHIETKLSEFHKSYDLKMGEFDVLATLRRSGCPHRLTPSALMNTMMLTSGAMTNRLDKLESKGLIMRCHSKEDRRSVSVELSKDGFELIDDMMQHYVQIQHELVVDLSLESSTELDQYLKLWLNQFEK, from the coding sequence ATGGATGCAGTAGATAAAATTATTGGGCAATGGGCAATTGAAAAACCAGAGCTTGAAACGAAGCCGATGGCGTTGATTGGGCGTTTACTTCGATTGTCCAAACACATTGAAACGAAGTTGAGTGAATTTCACAAAAGCTATGATTTGAAAATGGGTGAGTTCGATGTATTGGCAACACTGAGAAGAAGTGGGTGTCCTCATCGCTTAACACCATCAGCGTTAATGAATACTATGATGCTAACCTCTGGTGCCATGACCAATCGCTTAGACAAACTCGAATCGAAAGGGTTGATTATGCGTTGTCACAGCAAAGAAGATCGGCGCAGTGTCTCGGTTGAATTATCGAAAGATGGATTCGAATTGATCGATGATATGATGCAGCACTATGTTCAAATTCAGCATGAATTGGTAGTGGATTTGTCTTTAGAGTCGTCTACAGAATTAGATCAATATTTAAAGTTATGGCTAAATCAATTTGAAAAGTAA
- a CDS encoding FAD-dependent oxidoreductase, whose protein sequence is MSEDKTKLDNHDVDIQPKPRVVKDKVLDLANKISRTKRGSKSGITIDDPEYKILEPILTEDMAEVTLCLALREPKSAAEVAQLCGRSVEETEDLLWQSAVAGTAFVNEKDGIDKYWLDVWVPGHMEMIVNNKDLIQKFPQLGAAFDEFGKKKGPLAAGNIPVGSGPMRVIPIETSIDGDTRTVSYEEVSKYLNDNDIFSISDCACRTSREAMGEGCGHLKEEMCIQMGHAAEYYVRTGRGRKITRDEALEVIKKAEANGLMHSIPNLDGSGKTHAICNCCGCGCFALRLAEQWQNPDMVRSNYIVKIDREKCVACGECVEACPTNALKLGHKLCTSSDTHPNSPSKNSPDRHLTSNGQQRTELPYDTEWGADKWNPDYRTNKAVVLEGGTSPCKAECPAHIGIQGYIKLASQGKYTEALELIKRENPFPAVCGRICPKKCESDCTRGDIDDPVAIDDIKKFIAQQDLDAKTRFVPKPKNSFDKKIAIIGGGPAGLSCAYYLAIEGYAVTVFEKQKVLGGMLALGIPSYRLEKEVINAEIDVLRELGVNFETGVEIGKDLSLSDLREQGYQAFYMAIGAQAGRLLGIDGEHSVGVTTGVDFLREVNLGISKQLTGRVIVIGGGNVAIDVARTATRLGSTSASVSNSVEMFCLESREHMPAHQEEIDEALEEDIGISNGWGPTRIISESGRVVAVEFKKCLSVLDETGKFSPIFDESETKTVEAEHVLISVGQAMDWGSLLNDSAIKLNPNHTMQADATTYQSDELDVFVGGDALTGPRFAIDAIAQGKEGAISIHRFVQHGQSLVLGRINRNYRSFEKQSLNLAGYDNSHRQMVSHVDGRKAKTTFKDLRDTFTEDQVKIETQRCLGCGVATADEFMCVGCGACTTQCKFGAISLVRAYDAEGVDLRDAKKTIIKYTLKRKVRIAVNKPIKRIKSMFFMGN, encoded by the coding sequence ATGTCGGAAGATAAAACCAAGTTGGACAATCATGATGTGGATATTCAGCCTAAACCGCGAGTAGTGAAAGACAAAGTACTCGACCTTGCCAACAAAATTAGCCGAACAAAACGAGGTTCAAAATCCGGCATAACAATAGATGATCCAGAGTACAAAATACTGGAACCGATTCTTACGGAAGACATGGCAGAAGTCACGCTCTGCTTGGCATTGCGGGAGCCCAAAAGCGCCGCTGAAGTCGCGCAGCTATGCGGACGAAGCGTAGAAGAAACAGAGGATCTGTTATGGCAGTCGGCTGTGGCGGGGACGGCTTTCGTTAATGAAAAAGATGGGATAGATAAGTACTGGCTAGATGTGTGGGTTCCCGGGCACATGGAAATGATCGTTAATAACAAAGATCTTATTCAGAAGTTTCCACAATTAGGCGCTGCTTTTGATGAGTTTGGTAAGAAAAAAGGCCCATTGGCAGCGGGTAACATCCCTGTGGGTTCAGGGCCGATGCGGGTAATTCCCATTGAAACCTCGATAGACGGCGACACCAGGACGGTTTCATACGAAGAAGTATCTAAGTATCTAAATGATAATGACATCTTCTCTATTTCTGACTGTGCCTGTAGAACATCAAGAGAAGCGATGGGAGAAGGTTGCGGGCATTTAAAGGAAGAAATGTGCATCCAGATGGGCCACGCTGCGGAATATTATGTACGCACAGGCCGGGGTAGAAAAATCACTCGAGACGAAGCGCTCGAGGTCATCAAAAAAGCAGAAGCCAATGGGTTGATGCACAGTATTCCAAATTTGGACGGATCAGGAAAAACGCACGCAATTTGTAACTGCTGCGGGTGCGGTTGTTTTGCCCTGAGGTTAGCTGAACAGTGGCAAAATCCAGACATGGTACGTTCTAACTACATTGTGAAAATTGACCGAGAAAAGTGCGTTGCATGCGGAGAGTGTGTCGAAGCCTGCCCAACCAACGCACTAAAACTGGGCCACAAGCTCTGCACTTCATCGGACACACACCCGAATTCACCGAGCAAGAATTCACCGGACAGGCACCTAACTTCCAACGGGCAGCAACGAACCGAACTGCCTTACGATACGGAGTGGGGAGCCGACAAATGGAACCCTGATTATCGAACCAATAAAGCGGTGGTGCTTGAGGGGGGAACAAGCCCCTGCAAGGCGGAATGTCCTGCTCATATCGGCATTCAAGGTTACATCAAACTCGCTTCCCAAGGAAAATACACTGAAGCCCTAGAGCTAATTAAACGAGAAAACCCATTCCCGGCGGTTTGTGGACGTATCTGCCCGAAAAAGTGTGAGTCTGATTGTACTCGTGGTGATATCGACGACCCTGTTGCTATCGATGACATCAAAAAATTCATCGCGCAACAAGATCTCGATGCTAAGACTCGCTTTGTTCCGAAACCCAAAAACAGCTTCGATAAGAAAATAGCCATCATTGGAGGTGGGCCTGCTGGCTTGTCGTGCGCGTATTATTTGGCAATTGAAGGTTACGCTGTCACTGTGTTTGAAAAGCAAAAAGTACTTGGCGGAATGCTTGCGCTTGGTATTCCATCTTATCGCTTAGAGAAAGAGGTGATCAATGCAGAAATTGACGTGCTCCGAGAGCTTGGTGTCAACTTTGAAACCGGTGTTGAAATTGGCAAAGACCTCAGTCTTAGCGATCTCAGAGAGCAAGGCTATCAAGCATTTTACATGGCGATTGGGGCACAAGCAGGGCGCTTACTGGGGATCGACGGTGAGCACAGCGTTGGTGTTACAACGGGCGTCGATTTTTTACGTGAAGTGAACTTAGGCATCAGTAAACAATTAACTGGTCGCGTAATTGTGATTGGTGGCGGTAACGTTGCAATTGATGTGGCGAGAACGGCAACGCGTTTGGGCAGTACTAGCGCTAGCGTGAGTAACAGCGTAGAAATGTTCTGTTTGGAATCAAGAGAGCACATGCCCGCTCACCAAGAGGAAATAGATGAAGCGCTAGAGGAAGACATCGGAATTAGTAATGGATGGGGACCAACTCGAATTATTTCAGAATCCGGCCGTGTGGTAGCGGTCGAGTTCAAAAAGTGTTTATCTGTATTGGATGAAACAGGAAAGTTCAGCCCGATCTTTGATGAAAGTGAAACCAAAACAGTAGAGGCCGAGCATGTGCTGATTTCTGTTGGTCAGGCAATGGATTGGGGATCACTTCTTAATGACAGCGCGATCAAACTTAACCCGAACCATACCATGCAGGCAGACGCCACAACATACCAAAGTGATGAACTCGACGTGTTTGTCGGTGGAGATGCATTAACGGGTCCAAGGTTCGCGATAGACGCCATTGCACAGGGGAAAGAGGGCGCGATTTCGATTCATCGTTTTGTTCAACATGGTCAAAGTTTGGTACTAGGGCGCATCAATCGAAACTATCGATCTTTTGAAAAGCAAAGCTTAAATCTCGCGGGGTATGATAATAGCCACAGACAGATGGTCAGCCATGTCGATGGAAGGAAAGCCAAAACCACGTTTAAAGATTTGCGTGACACTTTTACCGAAGACCAAGTCAAAATTGAAACCCAGCGATGTTTAGGTTGCGGCGTCGCAACCGCTGATGAATTCATGTGTGTAGGCTGTGGTGCGTGTACCACTCAATGTAAGTTTGGAGCGATATCCCTAGTTAGAGCCTACGACGCGGAAGGCGTAGACCTGCGTGATGCAAAGAAAACCATCATAAAATATACCCTAAAGCGTAAAGTCAGAATTGCGGTTAATAAGCCGATTAAACGCATTAAATCGATGTTCTTTATGGGCAATTAA
- a CDS encoding DUF5692 family protein — translation MKLISKKFISMLIAVVLMCASFVGSVSANEQSTTITPAGEIWQGTRDGKPGEGSLFYRLEFGVDDSVLVTKQSGGFNKTETQRWVQQGDVIRISSIPGDEITDFDGATIKVLDSEQFRFTLADDGFNIHKWYQYRAIMHVLFVLFGLMLLNEVCRRNKNLNYLFWFVLPIVLIPLWSSYGVTYWFKWIKLYSVVGAAALFTLIRFTKVGDMKWAKFGAAAFLAINISEAVMQDFSMGNMANILNAIGGVLSIITLTGWAKIAADKSKERDMVWPAMTAFWIIAYDVWNIVFVYLNFPGSATAQMMVLIAATLPAMFIKKGTWLQARAFTLAGSFMYYFSCPFMYESNVVMMPRNDELMLLAGLASFIINAAYAYVFFSGKWKTSRIKSHA, via the coding sequence ATGAAACTCATAAGTAAAAAATTCATAAGTATGCTGATTGCTGTTGTGCTTATGTGCGCGAGTTTTGTTGGTAGTGTGTCTGCTAATGAACAGTCCACAACTATCACGCCTGCGGGTGAGATATGGCAAGGAACGAGAGATGGCAAACCAGGAGAAGGTAGCCTGTTTTATCGCTTGGAGTTTGGCGTAGACGATAGTGTGCTGGTAACCAAACAATCTGGCGGGTTCAATAAAACAGAAACGCAGCGCTGGGTACAACAAGGGGATGTCATTCGTATATCTAGCATCCCGGGAGATGAAATTACTGACTTTGATGGTGCGACAATTAAGGTCTTGGATTCGGAGCAGTTTCGTTTCACTCTTGCAGACGACGGGTTCAACATTCATAAATGGTATCAGTATCGAGCAATCATGCACGTGTTGTTTGTGTTGTTTGGTTTGATGTTATTGAACGAAGTGTGTCGTCGAAACAAAAATCTTAATTATCTATTCTGGTTCGTGCTGCCTATCGTGTTGATTCCATTATGGTCAAGCTATGGTGTGACATATTGGTTTAAATGGATAAAACTATATTCAGTGGTAGGTGCGGCCGCGTTATTCACATTAATACGATTTACCAAAGTCGGGGATATGAAGTGGGCCAAATTCGGTGCAGCGGCCTTCCTAGCAATTAATATTTCCGAAGCGGTGATGCAAGATTTCAGTATGGGCAACATGGCCAACATATTGAATGCAATTGGTGGTGTGTTATCCATCATAACCCTAACTGGCTGGGCGAAGATCGCGGCAGACAAGAGCAAAGAGCGAGACATGGTGTGGCCCGCAATGACGGCTTTCTGGATCATTGCTTACGATGTTTGGAATATCGTTTTTGTTTACCTTAACTTCCCAGGGTCAGCAACCGCGCAAATGATGGTGTTAATTGCAGCAACGCTTCCTGCCATGTTTATTAAGAAAGGCACATGGCTACAAGCACGAGCATTTACTCTGGCCGGTTCATTTATGTATTACTTCAGCTGTCCGTTTATGTACGAAAGTAATGTCGTGATGATGCCACGAAATGATGAATTAATGTTATTGGCAGGTCTTGCGAGCTTTATTATTAACGCGGCCTACGCATATGTATTTTTTAGCGGGAAATGGAAAACAAGCAGAATCAAGTCACACGCCTAG
- the hypB gene encoding hydrogenase nickel incorporation protein HypB, which produces MNYFKVLEIKESVFDNNDKQAELLRAELKEKQLFLLNLMSSPGSGKTTTLVKTIETLKNEMHIGIMEADIDSDVDAHTIAKTGAKVIQLHTGGMCHLDACMTKQGLAGLEVEGVDLAILENVGNLVCPAEFDTGASKNAMILSVPEGDDKPLKYPLMFSIVDVLLINKIDAMDYFDFDLNAVIERVTRLNPNIKVIPISAKTGQGIDEWADWLRTQVAIWKGLGEE; this is translated from the coding sequence ATGAATTACTTCAAAGTACTGGAAATCAAAGAAAGCGTATTTGATAACAACGACAAGCAAGCCGAATTGTTGAGAGCGGAGCTAAAAGAGAAGCAACTGTTTTTGCTTAACCTGATGTCTTCTCCGGGATCAGGTAAAACAACCACATTAGTTAAGACCATTGAAACACTGAAAAACGAAATGCACATCGGCATTATGGAAGCGGACATAGACTCGGATGTCGATGCACACACCATTGCGAAAACAGGCGCCAAAGTCATCCAACTTCATACTGGCGGTATGTGCCATCTTGATGCCTGCATGACTAAGCAAGGCCTTGCTGGGTTGGAGGTTGAAGGTGTCGATTTAGCCATTCTAGAAAATGTTGGGAATTTAGTTTGCCCAGCCGAATTTGACACGGGTGCTTCTAAAAATGCCATGATTTTGAGCGTGCCAGAAGGGGACGACAAACCACTAAAATACCCACTTATGTTCTCAATCGTAGACGTATTACTGATCAATAAAATCGACGCGATGGACTATTTTGACTTCGATTTGAACGCAGTCATTGAGCGTGTCACAAGGTTGAACCCAAATATCAAAGTGATTCCGATTTCTGCGAAAACGGGACAGGGCATTGATGAATGGGCGGACTGGCTTCGTACCCAAGTCGCGATATGGAAAGGTCTTGGTGAGGAATAA
- a CDS encoding hydroxymethylglutaryl-CoA reductase, translated as MPKLNLNLSHAPLELTCEQSSSTLEQKLAPVHEPVRNKLPRSPFLSVKTVEKRWHTLNNNNARTQLLDDHTQENMNVFSKNIENFIGTVKLPVGVAGPLRVNGLHAQGDYHIPLATTEAALVASYHRGSQLITAAGGASVMLLNEGVTRTPGFAFSGLAQAGQFVAWVVTQYDMFRQLAESTTRHGKLKDINVNIEGNHVYLVFEYTTGDASGQNMVTIATSTVFDFILKHSPIDPVFAVLDGNLSGDKKANAHTMRGVRGKKVSAEVTLSAELVKKYLHTTPEEMVRFGQMTTSGGLLSGTIGINAHYANALAAFYIATGQDAACVAESAIGLTRMELTPQNDLYTSVTMPNLMVGTVGGGTSLPSQQASLDLMGLSGSGKSQALAEVCATICLAGELSIVGAFCAGHFSKAHHKLAR; from the coding sequence ATGCCTAAACTGAACCTTAACTTGAGCCATGCCCCCTTAGAGCTCACCTGCGAACAATCATCAAGTACGCTTGAACAAAAGCTCGCCCCGGTTCATGAGCCCGTAAGAAACAAGCTTCCACGATCCCCTTTTCTTAGCGTAAAAACGGTAGAAAAACGCTGGCATACGCTAAACAACAATAACGCCAGAACCCAGTTATTAGACGATCATACTCAAGAGAACATGAACGTTTTCAGTAAGAATATTGAGAACTTCATTGGTACCGTCAAATTGCCTGTCGGCGTTGCCGGGCCTCTAAGGGTTAACGGGTTGCATGCCCAAGGTGACTATCATATCCCGCTTGCTACTACTGAAGCAGCCCTTGTTGCCTCTTATCATCGTGGATCTCAACTGATCACGGCAGCGGGTGGTGCAAGCGTTATGCTACTCAATGAAGGCGTAACCAGAACACCTGGCTTTGCTTTCAGTGGCCTTGCCCAGGCCGGTCAGTTTGTTGCTTGGGTAGTCACTCAATATGACATGTTTAGACAATTGGCTGAATCAACCACCCGCCACGGAAAACTGAAAGACATCAACGTCAATATAGAAGGCAATCACGTTTACCTAGTGTTTGAATACACAACAGGTGATGCCAGCGGTCAAAATATGGTGACGATAGCAACTAGCACTGTGTTTGATTTTATCCTTAAGCACAGCCCGATCGACCCTGTTTTTGCGGTCTTAGATGGCAACTTGTCCGGGGACAAAAAAGCAAACGCTCACACCATGCGAGGCGTCAGGGGAAAAAAGGTCTCTGCTGAAGTTACGTTATCCGCAGAACTGGTGAAAAAATACTTACATACGACACCGGAAGAAATGGTTCGCTTTGGGCAAATGACCACATCCGGAGGGCTATTGAGCGGCACTATTGGCATAAATGCCCATTACGCAAACGCGCTGGCTGCCTTCTATATCGCAACGGGGCAGGATGCCGCATGTGTTGCCGAATCCGCGATAGGCTTAACCCGCATGGAGCTCACGCCTCAAAATGATCTCTATACCAGTGTGACAATGCCTAACCTAATGGTTGGAACGGTTGGTGGAGGCACGAGTTTGCCAAGCCAACAAGCAAGCTTGGATTTGATGGGGCTTTCTGGATCAGGAAAATCACAAGCCTTAGCGGAAGTATGTGCGACGATATGCCTGGCTGGAGAGCTCTCGATTGTCGGCGCTTTTTGTGCTGGTCATTTTTCGAAAGCGCACCACAAGCTAGCTCGATAA
- a CDS encoding chalcone isomerase family protein: protein MKKKTLLVSAMCLMASAAMTSNAIAETQVSGVSIPDSIDLQGSQMVFNGAGVRSKFFMDLYVGSLFTPKVMSNATEVIAVQEPVAIRLNITSGMITSEKMTEAVYDGFKLAMNGDISPIKESVDTFITAFSEPIQEGDQFTFLSVPTKGIVAFKNGEELTVTSGEQFRRAVLSIWLGDKPTDSDLKEDMLDNS, encoded by the coding sequence ATGAAAAAGAAAACTCTACTCGTCAGTGCAATGTGTTTGATGGCGTCTGCCGCGATGACATCCAATGCTATCGCTGAAACCCAAGTATCGGGCGTTAGCATTCCAGACTCCATAGATTTGCAAGGCTCACAAATGGTTTTTAATGGCGCTGGTGTGAGAAGCAAGTTCTTTATGGATCTTTACGTGGGCTCGTTGTTTACGCCAAAAGTGATGTCGAATGCGACCGAGGTTATTGCAGTCCAAGAGCCCGTTGCGATTCGACTCAATATTACGTCTGGAATGATCACGTCAGAAAAAATGACGGAAGCAGTATACGACGGTTTCAAGTTGGCGATGAACGGTGATATTTCGCCGATAAAGGAAAGCGTTGATACCTTCATTACTGCCTTTTCAGAGCCAATCCAAGAAGGGGATCAATTCACATTTTTGAGTGTGCCGACCAAAGGCATTGTCGCGTTTAAAAACGGTGAGGAACTGACGGTTACATCCGGTGAGCAGTTCCGACGTGCCGTCTTGTCAATTTGGTTAGGAGATAAACCAACAGACAGTGACTTGAAAGAAGACATGCTTGATAACTCATAA
- a CDS encoding HupE/UreJ family protein, with protein sequence MKKSSIQVLALAAVFAPQAALAHVGDHGLINSFSQGFQHPIFGLDHLLVLLAMGVVAQQATTKKGKALIVLGVIGSMFLGTMVGKLAGAVSGLEFLILGSAFVAAGTIWKARDTSNTLSTVLMSISIGLVLFHGWAHGAELHGAALMQFIPGMLLSSSLLLFVGYQSANFLPKKLIAGVVASSGFFLALLG encoded by the coding sequence ATGAAAAAGAGCAGTATTCAAGTTTTAGCATTAGCTGCAGTTTTCGCCCCCCAAGCGGCCTTAGCTCACGTTGGGGATCATGGTTTAATCAATTCATTCTCACAGGGCTTTCAGCATCCTATCTTTGGGCTTGACCACTTATTGGTGTTACTCGCAATGGGCGTTGTGGCTCAGCAAGCTACGACCAAAAAGGGTAAGGCTTTAATTGTACTTGGAGTCATCGGGAGCATGTTCTTGGGTACCATGGTCGGGAAACTTGCTGGCGCGGTCAGCGGTTTGGAATTCCTAATTCTGGGTTCGGCGTTTGTGGCGGCAGGCACAATCTGGAAAGCACGTGATACCAGCAATACGCTATCAACCGTATTGATGAGTATATCTATTGGCCTCGTGCTATTTCACGGTTGGGCTCATGGCGCAGAGTTGCACGGAGCAGCTCTTATGCAATTTATCCCTGGCATGCTATTGAGTTCGTCTTTGCTTTTGTTTGTTGGTTATCAATCTGCCAACTTCCTGCCCAAAAAGCTCATTGCAGGGGTCGTCGCTTCAAGTGGTTTCTTTTTGGCACTTTTAGGTTAG